The following nucleotide sequence is from Methanolinea sp..
CACAGGATCTTAATTCAAAGTTAGATTGTTGTAATAATGATGGAAAACGACTTCCCATACGGATAAACCTGATATTGATATACGTAAATGTACAACGTTAGAAAGAATTAGGGTGAAGGCGGGATATGAACTACCGTGGGCGTGAAGGAGCGGACAATGAATGAGGGAGATGGAATATTTGACTGTCCGGTCTTTGGGTAAGGAGCGAAGGGCCTATCATCGGCCTTGGATTTCTTCTGACACTCTTTGGACTTATCCCTCTTGATAGGAGCAGGACCCTCCATTCCTGTTACCACGGTACTTATCGGATTCGTGTTTTTCCTCATCTGGACAGGTCTGACAAAATGAAGTGTCTGCCTCTTCAAACCATCCTAATTTATTGTTCCAGGGATTGAAACCCCATGAGCATGAGCAACCTCCCGGATACCGACCCACTCATGAGAGAGGTAATGAAAAGCCTCGCCGTCCGTGTCCAGACTTCCGAGGATTCGCTGACCCGGAGACATGCCGTCTACCTTCTGGCGATGACCCGGAACCCGGCCTGTGCCGAGCTCTTCACACGCGCCCTCCGGGATCCTGAAAAGGCGGTACGCGCCCAGGCGGCCCGGGCACTGGCCGATATCGGGGAACCGGCATCCGGACGATTGATCGAACTGCTTCGCGATCCTGACTGGAAGGTCAGGTACAGGGCTGCTGAAGCGCTGGGAATGATAAAGGAGCGGACGGCAGTAGGCCCGCTCATCGGGTTATTATCGGATGAAAAGGACCATGTCCGGTATATGGCGGTGAAAAGTCTTGGAGCGATCGGCCCAGCGGGTTCGAAACATACCATCGAGGCCATGTTGAACGATGAAAATAACTACGTGAGGGATATGGCAGAAGAGGTTCTCAGGAGAGAGGAGTAAGAACCGCTGGATGCCTTCCGAAGCCAGGCTGAATCATATATCCGGATAACTTTCCTGTAAAGATAGCGTTATGAAAAACCTGATAGTCCCCAAAAATTATCTCCACGAATTTGTCTTATTACGATAATATACCAGAATGGCGAGAGGGTGCACCGGAGTCTGGATTTCATATCCACCCGAAAGAGGAACGGGCCTGGAGGGATTCGAACCCCCGACGTCCGGGTTAGAAGCCCGGCGCTCTATCCTGGCTAAGCCACAGGCCCTCGCACCCCATACTGTGGGCGCTTTACCCATATTAACTATCGGAACAGGACGGACACCGCGAACCTTCTACAAAAAAAGTATCGTTGGGTCAGAGCGCGTGATAGCACGCAGACTTGACTACTTCGACAGAAACGGGCCGGATCAAGGTTTCATGGATGACATTCTTCACCATTGAGGAACCGATACACCTGATCTTAATGCGGGCAGACATCCGTTCCCGTTCTTCGTAGTGTAACCCCTGGGTGAACTCCATGATCCGCTTCATGGTGATGCTGATTGAGATGAGTTCGACAATGATGCCGGTGTCGCCCGGCGTCAGGTCTTCAAGGTTCTCCGATGTCATGAAAACCGCTGTTCCCGGCTCAAGCCCGGCCAGAGTGATTACGTTGTGGGTACTCTGCAATTCAACGGTCCGTGCTTTCCCCCGCTGGAGCTCCCGGATTATTTCGGGGGAGATACTGGTCAGTGCGTAGCAGTTCATGGCTCTCATCCGTACATCGGGAGTTGTTCTTTCTTTGGCATAGTCTCCGCCGACTGCACCTGTTCGGAGAGCTTCTGCATGGTCGACTCGATCTCTTCTGCCTGTTCGAGCAGTGGCTGAACATCAAGCCCGAGGTCAAACATCCGGTTCAGCACCTCGATTGCAGATGCTGAGGCGCGGGGATCGGGTGAATTGATGGTCTCACCGAGGAGTCCATAGGCATGGATGTTCCTGATCTTGCACTCGGTGAGGATGCTGCTGGCGATCCCTGATATGCTGCCGATGGGAAGGATAATGGTGTTCTCCTGGATCCTCGGCAATGCCTCATCGGATGTCGCCACACCAAAGACCCGCTTTTCGGGTTCGTTCGTGATGATACCAGCGATGGTGACCACTTCCCTAACCTTGTATGGCATCAGCCAGTCCATGATGCCGTTTGCCACTTCGTAGCAGATCATTGGGTGGATGGGAATATCGGCAACAATGGCTGCAATATTTTTCTTCTCGTAGATGCGGACCGGGACGTTGATGACCCCCCGGTTCATCATGGCAAGCGGAGGGAAATACTTGCTGTTCATACTCCCGATCTGCGGGAATTCTAGCTGTTCGACCATGTATTGGAGGGCGATGCTCCCAACGAGGCCGCTCCCGGGAAATCCCATGAGAACAGACGAGCCCTCATGGCTCAAAGGACGGGAGAAGATCCTGATATCAGGACTGGCATCCGGCGACATTATCTTAACATATCCCCTCTATCTAAAAAAGTATTATGCAAGAATATCCGGTAAAGAGGGGAATGACCAGCGATCTCGGTTCCCGGATGGTCGATGCCCTACGGGAGTGCTTCGATGCAGAGGTCCGCACAGCTGGCGACCACTACCAGATCAGATACGGCGCTCTCAAGTTGCTTGACGTCTCAGTTGGAAAGACAGGAAAAACGCTCATCGTGCACACAGAATCGGACTCCGGTTCCAGCGACGAGGTCATACTCGATACAAACCGGAGATTCCGGAGGTATCTCGATATTACCACGGGATACACCACCAAGGAACGTGTGAAAAAGGCAAAGGCTGTGGAAAAGGAGGACTGACCCCTTATTCTATCACGATTGCCGGCTTGAAAGGGAGAGCGAACGCGGCCTTTGCATGCGAGCTTTCACCGGCCTCACAGACAGATACCGGGACCGAGAATTCCTTTGAAAGGAAACCGGTGGCAGCCGAAAAGATGGCCAGTTCATCGGGTATCTCCCTGGAAAGCTCGGCGACGACCTGGGGCGGCAGCCGGTGGATGAGCGTGGTGCATTGCCGCACCACGTCGGGCACTTCTTTTCCTCTCTTCCTCATCTCTGCATCTCCCATGATCTCCCTGATCACCGCGGTTCTGTCTTCTGCTGCGGCCACCGTGGAAAAGACCTTTTTCTTCCATGAAGGTGCCGTATAAATCGTTATTGCCGAGGGTGTAAGCTGGATGATCTTCAGGATGGACTCGATGTCCTCAACCGTCCGGGCCAGAAGCTCTTCAGAAAGCTCGGCCTGGCTGTTGATCGCCCGGGGATCGGCAACCGGCCATGGAGCATAGGAGACGAGCCCCGCTCCCCCGATCTCTTTCCAGAGGAACTCGCAGGTGAAGGGGATAAACGGTGCAAGCAGCCGCACCCATACCGAGAAGAGATCCTCAAGGACCGCGCTTCCGGAAGAACCCGGGGGCAGTCTCCTCATGTACCACTTGAGGTCCGATTCGATCGCGAAGAATGCTTCCTGGAGGGCCTGGCGGGTCTGGAACCGTTCAAGTGCTTCTGTTGTCTTCGCGATGTGACCCTGCAGCCGGCTCTCCAGCCACCGGTCGAGCCCCTCCAGGCTCTCCTGCCCAGATTGGCATTCAATAACCGTGCCCATGAACCGGTCAATCTGCTTTCGTGTTGACGCGACCAGTTCGTTTCTCCAGTCAAAATCCTGCCAGGGCTCAGCGCTTCCCACCAGGAACATCCGGACCGTATCGGCGCCGAACTCCTCAACGGCATCTTCTAGCAGGAAGACGTTGCCCTTGGAAGAGGACATCTTTGCACCGTTGAGGAGCCCCATACCGAAGACAACCATGCCCCGGGGCAGGCATGGCTCGGGAAAGATAGCCACGTGGTGGAAGAGCTGGAAGGTCATGTGGTTCGAGATGAGATCCTTTGCAGAGAACCGGAAATTGTAGGGATACCAGAAGAGGAACTCTCTGCGCATGAGGTCGAGTTTCTCCCGCTCAGGGAGTCCCGGAGTCTCCTTCCCAAGGAAGATAAAGTCAAAGACCTCGGGGGAAAGCAACTCCGCAGACATGGTCTTCAGGTGATGGGCGATGGTGTAATACGCCATGTACACTGTTGAGTCCGAAAGGGGCTCGATCAACCAGTCAGGATCCCATGGCAGGCGGGTGCCCAGACCAACGCGCCTGGTGCAAGCCCAGTCCTTGAGCCAGTCAACGGTCCGCTCGAATTCCGCCCGTACTTCGGGAGGAACAAGATCCATCCGCTCGATGAGGGCGGTCACCTGCTCCTTCCATGCCGGGTCACTATACTGGAGGAACCACTGGTCGTGCAGGATCTTGACCACGACCTTTGAGCCACAACGGCAGACCACAGAGCGGGTATCGAATTCGTAAAACGGCAGGGATCCATAGCGCTCCGTCATCAGGGAGGCAACCGAATCCCGGGCCTCCCGGACAGGACTCCCGCCATACTGGTCAAACAAACGGCCACGAGTGAATTCTGCTCCGTACACTTCCTGGGTGAGGGCCTCCATCCGCGGATCATCCTGACTTACGATTCCGGCCCGCTCAACAGCATCCCTGGCAGGCAACCTGCCATATCCGGGCACAACGATCAGGGGGATCGGCTCGATTTCGGTATATTTTCCCCGTGCCTGGAGATCGCGGAGTGCGATATAATCGAAAGGGGCGTGGGCAGGGACACTCATGACAACCCCGCTTGCCATGTCCGGATCGACAAACCGTGCCGGAAGGATCGGGACGGTTCCGCAGAGAGGGTGCGAGACAGTCTGATCGATCAGCTCGGCTCCCGGAATCTCACCGGTAATCTCAACGGTATGGTCCTGGAACGAGAGTTTCTCTGCGGCTTCCCGGCTCACGATCCAGGGTGACCCATCCAGGAGAATCCGGACGTAAGTCACTTCGGGATTGACCCAGAGGTTGGTGACGCCGTAAATCGTCTCTGGTCGCAGCGTCGCAGTGGGGATGATCGCACCGTTCCAGGCAAACATCACCATGGTGAAACGGAGGATCTCGGCCTTGTCGCCTTCCAGCAGGTCATGGTCTCCGACAGGATTATCGCACTGCGGGCAGAACCGCACTGGATGGGCTCCCTTGAGCACATGGTTGCCCTCCTTCAGGTGCTTCCATTGCCACTCGATGAACCTGCTGTACTGGGGGTCCACCGTAGTGAACCGTCGCCGCCAGTCGATGGAAATCCCACATGAAGCCATGACCCGCTGGTACTCGTCCGAGAAATGGCGCACGATGGCGAGGGGATCAATGAACCGGGCGAGCACGTCGTCCGGAACCTTGTAAAGATCGCGATAAAGTGACAGTGCCTTTGGATCACCACGGGCAATTCTCTTTGAAATACCTATCACTGGTGCTCCAGTGACATGGAAAGCCATGGGATAGAGTACCGTCCTACCCCGCATCCTCCAGAACCGGGCAATGACATCGGGCGCGATATAAGTTCTTCCGTGCCCTACATGCATCGCTCCGCTCGGGTAGGGATACGCAACAGTCAGGTAAAATTTTTCACCATCGGTCGGGTCGGGCTCAAACGCATGTTTCCATCGGGCGAGAGTCTCACGTTCGATCCGGCGTATATCGGGATTGTTCATATGAAGTTGCCTTCCTCCTGATTTACTCGAAAAACAGAGGATTTTATCTTACACCGGCCGGAGCCTGATGGCATCCCCGTCATTATAGCGCCTGATCATTTCCTGCGCAATACTGCTGTTCTTGGCCAGGTGGATCTCACCGGAATCGTTCACCGTTGCGGTAAAGAGGTATTCTTTGCCGGCAAAAACATCAACGATCTTTCCCGCCTGTTCCGGGCAGATGATTGCCAGC
It contains:
- a CDS encoding proteasome assembly chaperone family protein, which translates into the protein MSPDASPDIRIFSRPLSHEGSSVLMGFPGSGLVGSIALQYMVEQLEFPQIGSMNSKYFPPLAMMNRGVINVPVRIYEKKNIAAIVADIPIHPMICYEVANGIMDWLMPYKVREVVTIAGIITNEPEKRVFGVATSDEALPRIQENTIILPIGSISGIASSILTECKIRNIHAYGLLGETINSPDPRASASAIEVLNRMFDLGLDVQPLLEQAEEIESTMQKLSEQVQSAETMPKKEQLPMYG
- a CDS encoding DUF473 domain-containing protein, with translation MNCYALTSISPEIIRELQRGKARTVELQSTHNVITLAGLEPGTAVFMTSENLEDLTPGDTGIIVELISISITMKRIMEFTQGLHYEERERMSARIKIRCIGSSMVKNVIHETLIRPVSVEVVKSACYHAL
- a CDS encoding HEAT repeat domain-containing protein gives rise to the protein MKSLAVRVQTSEDSLTRRHAVYLLAMTRNPACAELFTRALRDPEKAVRAQAARALADIGEPASGRLIELLRDPDWKVRYRAAEALGMIKERTAVGPLIGLLSDEKDHVRYMAVKSLGAIGPAGSKHTIEAMLNDENNYVRDMAEEVLRREE
- the leuS gene encoding leucine--tRNA ligase: MNNPDIRRIERETLARWKHAFEPDPTDGEKFYLTVAYPYPSGAMHVGHGRTYIAPDVIARFWRMRGRTVLYPMAFHVTGAPVIGISKRIARGDPKALSLYRDLYKVPDDVLARFIDPLAIVRHFSDEYQRVMASCGISIDWRRRFTTVDPQYSRFIEWQWKHLKEGNHVLKGAHPVRFCPQCDNPVGDHDLLEGDKAEILRFTMVMFAWNGAIIPTATLRPETIYGVTNLWVNPEVTYVRILLDGSPWIVSREAAEKLSFQDHTVEITGEIPGAELIDQTVSHPLCGTVPILPARFVDPDMASGVVMSVPAHAPFDYIALRDLQARGKYTEIEPIPLIVVPGYGRLPARDAVERAGIVSQDDPRMEALTQEVYGAEFTRGRLFDQYGGSPVREARDSVASLMTERYGSLPFYEFDTRSVVCRCGSKVVVKILHDQWFLQYSDPAWKEQVTALIERMDLVPPEVRAEFERTVDWLKDWACTRRVGLGTRLPWDPDWLIEPLSDSTVYMAYYTIAHHLKTMSAELLSPEVFDFIFLGKETPGLPEREKLDLMRREFLFWYPYNFRFSAKDLISNHMTFQLFHHVAIFPEPCLPRGMVVFGMGLLNGAKMSSSKGNVFLLEDAVEEFGADTVRMFLVGSAEPWQDFDWRNELVASTRKQIDRFMGTVIECQSGQESLEGLDRWLESRLQGHIAKTTEALERFQTRQALQEAFFAIESDLKWYMRRLPPGSSGSAVLEDLFSVWVRLLAPFIPFTCEFLWKEIGGAGLVSYAPWPVADPRAINSQAELSEELLARTVEDIESILKIIQLTPSAITIYTAPSWKKKVFSTVAAAEDRTAVIREIMGDAEMRKRGKEVPDVVRQCTTLIHRLPPQVVAELSREIPDELAIFSAATGFLSKEFSVPVSVCEAGESSHAKAAFALPFKPAIVIE
- a CDS encoding DUF5611 family protein encodes the protein MQEYPVKRGMTSDLGSRMVDALRECFDAEVRTAGDHYQIRYGALKLLDVSVGKTGKTLIVHTESDSGSSDEVILDTNRRFRRYLDITTGYTTKERVKKAKAVEKED